The Juglans regia cultivar Chandler chromosome 16, Walnut 2.0, whole genome shotgun sequence nucleotide sequence TTGGATCCACTTACGCTTTCTTGACTTTGAAATACAGTTTCTTGGGGTTGGGTTCCACTAACATCAACGACTGGTATGGTGCCAAACATAGCGCTTTCTGGGATAGCCTGATCATAAATACTTGTAAAATACGGTGCAATAAATCATaactcaaatataattttatacttattATATTACCTGCACGTGGCCAACATTGGAGACGTTTACACCAGAAGGGCCAAATAGCCTCCTGCAAGTGTCAACGACTGGTGTATCTTCCCCATCTCGCTAATAAAATAGTAACCAATTTTTCAGATAGCATATATATGACAATGTACATAAACAAagtaatattacaaatttttaccTCTTTGCgtttttcctttccttgttgtttcttcgtcttctccttAACCTTCCGCAGCTCTCTCTCCATCTtggatgctctcctcagagatgGGGGTCTGCTTTTTCCTCGCACAACACGTGGACTGAGTACTTTTGTTGAACTACCTATTGTAGTTGTGTCCTTAGCATTTGTGCCATCAACATTTAAACACTTCTCAGTCATCAATGGAGGTCGTTGGTTCGCTTCATACAGCACAATCATTGCAATTAACTTAGTCGTTGCATCCTCAATATGCTTTTCCGAACTCGCTGCACAAGTAATCATCTTATAACAGATATTcaatagacttgaatatctgTTAGCATCTTCCCGTTGATCCCCTGTGTCATAGCTGCTGTGGATTAACGTGTATCTTCTTTTgatgtccttcctccatcgatccaaAATGTACTTATCTTGTATTGTCTTAATCCCGTTACATTTGAAGACGGCAAAGATGTGCCGACAGACTATCCCCCTCATTTCAAATAAACCACAAGTACACTTGGCGACTGCATCGTCCTCACTAAAATCCACTGAATGGGTAACTAGCTTAGTGAAATCTTCGACAcgaacttcatcctctaccCGATAGGTCTTCATTGTAGCTTCCGTTTTAAGTAAAACTGGGTCCAAGTCAATAATGCCAGTAAGTTGTTGTTGGACTTCCctgaatttagcatttgtgtacaAATCTTGATATCTCTTTTCAATCGGAGATCTAGAGATGCAGGGaattgtgacattaaatgattggaaGTCTGCATCATTTTcgttctcaatcttttttttcaagCCATTATCATACTGATCgacaaactctttcaagtttgtcttagcatgaacataaccatcaaagaaggcattcatgctctcgctaCGCTGCGTTGTACTCATGCCAGCCCAAAAAACATTATTCAAGAATGCTGGTACCCAATGCTCACGCTCAGTGTATAAACTCTACAACCAGACATTGTCATGCAAGCTGTACGTGCTAATCAACTGAtcccaatatttctcaaactcatCCGGCGTTTGGGTATCATAtacacatttcatcaatgcaGTTTTCATTCCAGTTTTGTAAGAACTATAACAGCCAAGTTTTTCAGGGACTTTCTTCAAGATATGCCACAGGCAAAATCTATGTCGGCTTTCTGGGAAAACTattgcaattgcatttttcatggctCTGTCTTGGTCAGTGATAATAGCCTTCGGcgctataccatccatacactgcaaccatGTTTGGAATAACCAAACGAATGTCTCAGTGTCCTCAAAGGAAATCAAGCTAGCTCTCAACAAAATTGATTGCCCATGGtgatttacaccaacaaatggcgCAAATGGTATCCCATATCGGTTGGTCAAGTATGTGGTATCAAAGGTTACGACATATCCGAAATATTGGTAGGCTGCTCTACTACGGGGATCTGCccataatacattttttaacctcCCTTCATCATCCAAGTCCATTAGTGCAAAGAACCCCGGATTTTTAAACTGCATCCGTAAAAAGTAGTCTTGAagcgctccagcaccacctgcgcCCAATCGTAGATGTCGTGCCTTATCGATGTAGTTACGGCAATCCTTTTCCAAAAACGGGAGGTTCTCAAAACCTCCCGCGCCAACAACGAGAGAGccgaaactcttattcatcCGGATGTCGGCCAAATCATGTAGTATCTAGGACCCTTTTAACAGattcactcacttctctattacatcgaaagaaATGAGATTTCTTTGGACTGAGGCCGTGGTTGTGGATATTGTGAACTGTAGTCAGCCGAAACTTTCCATCAgcaacttttaaggcattaattttTGCCTTACATTCCATATTTCCTGTCGGTCGTGGGTTGGCGACATTTATAGTCCTATTCCGGGCCTTCCCTCCACGGAAACAGGCAAGAGTGACATATCTAACAGTCTGATCCTCTCCCCTCTCACTCCTTTTTGTCATTACCATCCATTTGCACTTTCTCTGATGTTTCGGCACTACCAGAATCAATTTCTTCTGCATCTAGTCTATCAGAATGAATTTCTTCAACTCCAGAAGATGTAGCTTGCAATTCAGTTTGCCCAACTGAGGGTCATTATCTTAGGTACCCAGAAATCTGCTTGTAATGGAGGTATTGCTAACAGACAACTGGCCTTCCATGCCATGTTGAAACGTGTAACTAGCATtctgacaaaaaagaaaaaaaagtacaattaaactcttaaaaaaaaccaacaaagaattcaacttttcaaaagaaccaacttattaaaattaaacGGAAAACATGACACCACTTGTACATTGCTTGGATATTGGTTGACAGCGGGAAATGGGAGAAAACCCGGTGACCATGCAGGCACTGGTCCATAGTAACCGTGCATTGGGATGTTTGGAGAAGTTGATGCTATGTCCTGAAATGTTATTGGATAAATTATTGAtgtgttgagaaaataaatatcaacttatCTCGAATCAcatgttattgatatattaaataaaataacataccgcGAATGGGGGTTCATAATAACCGTCCATTGAGATGTTTGGAGAAGTTGATGTTATGTCCTAAAAtatgtttggaaaaattattgatgtgttgagaaaataaatatcaacttatctcaaatcTAATGTTCTTGATATattggaaataaaataacataccgcGGATGTAGGATTTGAGTTAGATGGTCTTAAGTAGATggatgttcttttcctttttccatgctGAGAGGGAGACAAATGCATGTTCTTAATAGCAATATTGTATAACACCAACAACATTAAAATCTATGAACTCGTACAATAGATctcatttaaaagaaaatttaaatatttcaaataaatgtaACTATGGTTGCCCCACGTGTTCATCAcactcaaaaaatttaaatatttcaaataaatgtaACTATGCTGACTTATATGTTCATTGGAAGCACATGCTTGcaattttttgagttaaatgTTTATTACCAGAAATAGAATGACTATACATGCAAATCACACTCAAAATTAATGAACATAAGGAATTAATTAGGAATTTTGATGCTTCTGGTTTTTCTAGTGTTATTGGTTTAGGTAGAAATGGAATTAAGTTATGATATCAGAGCCCACACAATTATGATAGTAGAGTACTTATGGTGTTTGTTTTATGTCCATTGTAATGAAACTTATGTCTTATTTCataatcacatataaatttCTTGCCTTTTAGTATAGTGGCTGTGAGTATATTCTAAACAAAGAATCTTGGACTTAAATCCATTTCATATAACTCAATGATGGCATGCATCTAATACAAAGTGAAGCAAGTATTTGTGgcatttaattttaagttattaaaattatagttgCCCCATATCAATTCGACTCAGTATTTGTGCCATTAAACGTATACTATTAAAAGCATAGTTGCCCCATATCAATTCCACTCCATAACAAGTTGGTTCTTAGGCACCAAAGTTGCACATGAAGATCCACAAGCATGGGCTTGGTCAACAGACTATGGGTGGGCACATGGAGATCCATCTTAGCTCAACAATTAGAATCAAAGAGGcttcttctattttctagagGTTTTGCTTGCTTAAACTcctcttttattaaatgattaatttatgaaACAGAGAAGTAGGCTTTGAAAAGTAAAATCTGAAAACTAAAGCTTAACTTGTTTACTTGATAAATATCTAATAAATTAGAAGTAAATACGAAGTTAATGCATGGAGAAATACTATAGCAACTGAAGACCATGATAAACATATATTTGAAAGGAGGACCAAGTTTGTATCTTTCATGAAAATAACTACTGCATAATATCCAGAAGAGACCAGATCATTTCTGTTGCCATAATGTTTCTGCAAAAATTATGCCGAGAACAAGTGCATGGCACTTCACCTGCTTCTTTTCCGACCAAAATTCATAGATGTAACCCACAAACAACACAGTGATTCAGAAGATTTTCAGATGTTCcaaactaaagatatttggactGGTAAGAGACTGTAAGAGTGGCCTTCTCAATGATGTGTAGGTCACAAAATCCATACCTAACGAAGACTTCAAAATATATAGCACGACTATATTCGAAGTGGGAAACAACCAAATAAGCAAGCAAAATGCATTTTCCAGCAGCACGAACACGGGAGAAAACAATCATATATTTGAAAGGAGGACCAAGTTTGTATCTTTCATGAAAATAAGTACTGCATACTTTTTAACTCAAGAAACAcagcagaaaagaaaagagacaaCATATTCTTGTCGGTCGGAGCTGAATACAAGCTATAAAAATAGAGTTGCATGACACCTATTTGATAAAAAACCACAGCGAAGAACTGAAGAATTTGGACCGAGTGGAATTCATTTCATAGCTTGTATTTCCTTCGTACAATATGATCAACACAGTGCAATATTTATAGACTTCATTTAGTCTATACAATAGATTTCATACCTTCTATTTCCTTCATACAATGTGACTGTCAAATTGCAGAACGATTGCACTGTTTGCGACTACTCAGATTTGGATAGCCCAACCCAAGTCGACGGCGGCTCAGATATGGAATGTGTGACGAACAGCGACGGAACAGTTGGTCCACAGCGACGGTTCTTGGTTCAGAGAAGGGTTGGAGGTTCAGGCCAAgtgaaaatttttgttttttgctttccCTCCTTTTTCTTCTGTAGATTTCAATCgctcgagtttttttttttaaattaaattatcagCTGACGGTTGCGCACCGGcgattatatatagaagtattGTTTAAACAGCCTTCATTTAAGTGATTGGCTTATTCAACCACTTAAAATGTGACATGTCATCAATTGGCGCAATTAGgctaaacaaaaatcatatcgTTTCCACATGGTTATTATCCACATGCAAAATGATATATACTACACCTTCATTCCATTCCTATTATCCATCAAACTCATGGATTTATAGTTTtaagaaacaataattaatctaataaatGATAACACCGCCACATAGCGAAAGcataatggatttttttttttttggatgaaaaataCTCTTCATTAAAACTCACGAAAGAGTAGCAGATTGCATACACACTGGACTAAAAACCAGTTCAGAAACATCTTCTTCTAACTCTAGAGATGCTCTAGCAAGGTTATGAGCAAAACCATTACAAACTCTGTTAACAAACAGAACACTCCAACTAGGCAAAGATGATAGTCTCAATTTTATGTCATCGAGGATCATGCCCACCCTATCCCATCTGTCCAGCTGCTGCTCCAATCCCTTGACAACTTGGCTTGAATCACCCTCCAGAATTACTGATCTAAGACCCAAGACAGTAGCCATTTCTGCAGCATGCAAAGCTCCTTCAGCTTCAGCTAGTTCAAGATCAAATAAGCTTGCTTTTGATATCCTTTTGGTGGCTATCACCCTACCCTCATGGTCACGGACTACTAGACCAAAGCCTGCTCTGCCTTTGTTCTTTTTCAAggctgcatcccaattaatcTTTATAGTTCCTGGTGGAGGGGGGTCCAACTATCATTCTCATTTGAAATCACAGGAGTGGGAGTCTTAGAACTCTATTGAGCAGCTCTGAATTCATCAATGAACTTCTCAGATTGCTTTGCTATTGCTATTGGGTGTGTAAATGAGgactcaaaaataaattgatttctCCTATACCAGATGCCTCTTGCTGTTACTGCAAAAAGATCCATAGTCTTCTGATCACCACAGAGGCTCAGATGCCTCTTGAGATGAAAGTGTTGTACATAATATATCCTATGCAGGCTTTCTCCTACTTTCCAGTTTCCATGCATgagtttaataaataaaaaacaaaggtaaatgataaacataccattctttttacaatcatttatacaactatattttaaatgatgaatatttttgtaaaataatttataaaaacaacaTCACTTTACATTAATACCCCCATTTTAAATCACAACtgtaaaaaagatataaaaaaatttgtgcgTGGATCATTAATCAACTAGGGAATGAAACAACTAGAAGCCTTTCGTATCTACTCATAATCTACACAACTAGCTAGGGAACATTTACGTTTGCagtgttagaatatttttaaatatgggcttcatttgattgcacattttataaaatgggttagacatttatatatatagctcacaatggtattttgttttaacccactaagttgagtgatcatttggggtttgtttcaccttagtaatataggattatatcctatttatattgtggtataactacgtatgtaggcctggaAAACCATGGGTCTTGATTATGGAATTTTTATAGacccatattaatttgagtccttaatgggtggactccattagttttcatttataagaggctaggtccctcctcctctccatatgtccattggcttgccccattgatagctgataatttgtgaggagcaaggaggagaagatctgtctatatgcattctgcaaacatggcttccgcatgtatattttcaccattttcattttcaatattgctatcttagattctgatttctagcatgtattttcgtgtatttttacatttggtatcagagccatcaTGCTAGGATTAGAATCTCTCGTTAAGAATGCGATGATGCAGTTTTTGTTGCTTTGTTtcggttttgagtttttacaaaaataggGTTAATacccatttcaaaatttgattaatctTCCTTAAATATAGATACCCATTGTTTTAAAACaccatatatgtatttttcgggcactatatattgtttcccctaaattaattttagtttttgatccAAGAAATGcaggaaattgagaaaaatccaTTTATAAACCCGTAGACCCGGTTTTCAGACCTGCGACCCGTTTGCAGACCCggctggaggttgaagatgaattcaCCTCCAGCCAGAACGTTGCCCACGCGCAGCAGGTGGCGCGTGTAGCACAGTAAACagtgtttttttggttttctttttccagtatTTATGTACTCGCCctattaaatctatatatattttttgaaaaatttttgtaacatcataagacactgttttatatttttgaatattatttacacatttttctgTGGGCTACAGTGTActgaatattataatattttttgtggtgaaTAGTCAGTATCTTATATGATCTGTGCATatgtgtactctctctctcaacacgTTTTGGATGCATGTTAATTTTGTGACTTgttataagtattttgtatatatatgctttccaaattcatatttaattttagacatatttgttGTCTTATATGTTTGATCTATTCACACTGTTTTAGTATTACAATCACATTTGAATTCTAATTTTGATTGTATCAagttgatgattattattatcattttgtgattgtaattCATGGGCATTTAGATTATccttattattcatttaaataaaatttttgaaatatttgtgggTGGTAGCCGCCAAAGTGGCACActcattgatatttaaaaaaaaaaaaaaggatatctttgttttctaatttattgcacATAATATCTTGCCCAAAGGTGTTATTGCGTGTGACATTTTAGAAAATAGTGTGAATTAGTTAATGAGATTACATTAGTCTAGAAATTTCCTTCTGCCTAAAGGTGATGGTATTttgaaactgatgtgattttattaattagttttgtgatatgttttaagAGTACCTTATAGCATGTTGTTTAGTTAGCCGAAATGTGACTTTACAATGATGCACCAAGGCTCTTACTGTAATGAAGCTCATATGGTTCCGAGCTTAATTATGGATTGTCTAATTAATAGCtcatattaattagaaagattTGATATCATCTATTGACTGCATGTTATCTGTTtggatgataattaaataaaatgtactatttCATGTTTCCACAGTTTTGAGTGCCTCCTCTATTTCAAGTCAATTATCTGCTATTGAAACTTTGACTGGGAATAATTATGTGAGATGGAAACGAGACGTAGAAATTGCTCTTGGTCTTTTGAGATTGGATTTTGTCCTAGAAGACCAACCTTCAAAACCTACTG carries:
- the LOC118344800 gene encoding protein FAR-RED IMPAIRED RESPONSE 1-like, coding for MNKSFGSLVVGAGGFENLPFLEKDCRNYIDKARHLRLGAGGAGALQDYFLRMQFKNPGFFALMDLDDEGRLKNVLWADPRSRAAYQYFGYVVTFDTTYLTNRYGIPFAPFVGVNHHGQSILLRASLISFEDTETFVWLFQTWLQCMDGIAPKAIITDQDRAMKNAIAIVFPESRHRFCLWHILKKVPEKLGCYSSYKTGMKTALMKCVYDTQTPDEFEKYWDQLISTYSLHDNTNLKEFVDQYDNGLKKKIENENDADFQSFNVTIPCISRSPIEKRYQDLYTNAKFREVQQQLTGIIDLDPVLLKTEATMKTYRVEDEVRVEDFTKLVTHSVDFSEDDAVAKCTCGLFEMRGIVCRHIFAVFKCNGIKTIQDKYILDRWRKDIKRRYTLIHSSYDTGDQREDANRYSSLLNICYKMITCAASSEKHIEDATTKLIAMIVLYEANQRPPLMTEKCLNVDGTNAKDTTTIGSSTKVLSPRVVRGKSRPPSLRRASKMERELRKVKEKTKKQQGKEKRKERDGEDTPVVDTCRRLFGPSGVNVSNVGHVQAIPESAMFGTIPVVDVSGTQPQETVFQSQESLVKKIVVLSIWNTAFANGYEA